The following coding sequences are from one Geothrix sp. window:
- a CDS encoding serine/threonine-protein kinase, whose protein sequence is MSGLRPPAQIGSVRLLEPLGEGGMALVFRGEDRFRPAASCAVKLLRPEVHRDQDLVRRFLREGEVLTRLSHPSLVEIFAFGTSGAWPYLIMELLPGGSLKACRGEAPAALVRRLIPVCGALGVAHAAGVVHRDLKPSNLLFAADGQLKVTDFGVCYWEGEEGRTRATRSQMVVGTLGYMAPEQHGDPRRVDGRCDVYALGAILFEFTTGQAYAQVQLPPAAVRPGFPPRMAGLVMRALQPDPAKRLPDMAAFGRELADWLESAEAVGWGEEPLPGFSARDRELATVAGPRRDEGPEVRLAPYLDALATGPVGARRAAADGLVAAVRGSDGGWLIAALARSPEGARFALARALGKVGGTEALQPLLALLADPFAQREAAEAVAAVASRTGQVEVALRALREPGLGHAWRWPARATLGDEAWVKAMLTGWPGLTPPSRLQALEAGRLLPDDLRSRLKAATADAAGQARATWETL, encoded by the coding sequence ATGAGCGGCCTGCGGCCCCCCGCGCAGATCGGCAGCGTGCGCCTCCTGGAGCCCCTGGGCGAAGGCGGCATGGCCCTGGTGTTCCGGGGCGAAGACCGCTTCCGCCCTGCCGCCTCCTGCGCGGTGAAGCTGCTGCGCCCGGAGGTCCATCGCGACCAGGATCTGGTCCGCCGCTTCCTGCGGGAGGGCGAAGTGCTCACGCGCCTCTCGCACCCCAGCCTGGTCGAGATCTTCGCCTTCGGCACCAGCGGCGCCTGGCCCTACCTGATCATGGAACTCCTGCCCGGCGGCAGCCTCAAGGCCTGTCGCGGCGAGGCCCCGGCCGCGCTCGTCCGGCGGCTGATCCCGGTCTGCGGCGCCCTGGGCGTGGCCCACGCGGCGGGCGTGGTGCACCGCGACCTCAAGCCGTCGAACCTGCTCTTCGCGGCGGACGGGCAGCTCAAGGTCACCGACTTCGGCGTGTGCTACTGGGAGGGCGAGGAGGGCCGCACCCGCGCCACCCGCAGCCAGATGGTGGTGGGCACGCTGGGCTACATGGCCCCCGAGCAGCACGGCGATCCCCGCCGGGTGGATGGCCGCTGCGATGTCTACGCCCTGGGCGCCATCCTCTTCGAGTTCACGACGGGCCAGGCCTACGCCCAGGTGCAGCTGCCCCCGGCGGCCGTGCGGCCTGGCTTCCCGCCCCGGATGGCGGGGCTCGTGATGCGGGCCCTGCAGCCGGATCCCGCAAAGCGCCTGCCCGACATGGCAGCCTTCGGCCGGGAGCTGGCCGACTGGCTGGAGAGCGCCGAGGCGGTGGGCTGGGGCGAGGAACCCCTGCCGGGCTTCTCGGCCCGGGACCGGGAGCTGGCCACCGTGGCGGGACCGCGCCGAGACGAGGGGCCCGAGGTCCGGTTGGCGCCCTACCTGGATGCCCTGGCCACGGGCCCCGTGGGTGCCCGGCGGGCCGCCGCCGATGGCCTGGTGGCGGCCGTCCGCGGCTCCGACGGCGGATGGCTCATCGCCGCCCTGGCCCGCTCGCCCGAAGGCGCCCGCTTCGCCCTGGCCCGGGCCCTGGGCAAGGTGGGCGGCACCGAGGCGCTGCAACCCCTGCTGGCCCTGCTGGCGGATCCCTTCGCCCAGCGGGAGGCCGCCGAGGCCGTTGCGGCCGTGGCCAGCCGCACGGGGCAGGTGGAGGTTGCGCTCAGGGCCCTGCGGGAGCCCGGCCTGGGGCATGCCTGGCGCTGGCCCGCCCGGGCGACCCTGGGCGACGAGGCCTGGGTGAAGGCCATGCTGACCGGATGGCCGGGCCTCACCCCGCCCTCCCGGCTCCAGGCCCTGGAGGCGGGCCGCCTCCTGCCCGACGACCTGCGATCCCGCCTGAAGGCGGCCACGGCCGATGCGGCGGGTCAGGCCCGGGCCACCTGGGAGACACTCTGA
- a CDS encoding GGDEF domain-containing protein, translated as MPLEHTPPDLPPWDPASVREDAELLGELDTREWVLIRYVGQPMGEFIPLPLEGLSIGRAPENGLCLPEPEVSRRHARLNIAADLETVELRDLGSTNGVFINGKRVYANPGPLKLRAEDVVRVGGHAFKLKHMDALERRYHQAMVARTTLDPLTGVGNRATVLHQLESHFDLARRHRRPLAVILADLDWFKQVNDTHGHRAGDRALESFGALLHLRLRGSDPVGRLGGDEFLIVLPETSVMMALNAAEGLRRALAEHPLELEGGLDLRLTCSLGVAELKDGDSDGGALLARADAALYGAKAGGRDRAYPAP; from the coding sequence ATGCCCCTCGAACACACGCCCCCCGATCTTCCCCCCTGGGATCCAGCCTCCGTGCGGGAGGACGCGGAACTCCTGGGCGAGCTCGATACCCGCGAGTGGGTGCTGATCCGCTATGTGGGCCAGCCCATGGGCGAATTCATCCCCCTGCCGCTGGAGGGCCTGAGCATCGGCCGGGCGCCGGAGAATGGGCTCTGCCTGCCGGAACCCGAGGTGAGCCGCCGCCATGCCCGGCTGAACATCGCGGCGGATCTGGAGACTGTGGAGCTGCGCGACCTGGGCTCCACCAATGGCGTCTTCATCAACGGCAAGCGGGTCTACGCGAATCCCGGTCCCCTGAAGCTGAGGGCCGAGGACGTGGTGCGCGTCGGAGGGCATGCCTTCAAGCTCAAGCACATGGATGCCCTCGAGCGCCGCTACCACCAGGCCATGGTGGCCCGCACCACGCTGGATCCGCTGACGGGCGTGGGCAACCGGGCCACGGTCCTGCACCAGCTGGAGTCGCACTTCGACCTGGCCCGCCGCCACCGCCGGCCCCTGGCCGTGATCCTGGCGGACCTGGACTGGTTCAAGCAGGTCAACGACACGCATGGGCACCGGGCGGGCGACCGTGCCCTGGAATCGTTCGGAGCCCTCCTCCACCTCCGTCTCCGGGGCTCGGATCCCGTGGGCCGGTTGGGCGGAGATGAGTTCCTCATCGTGCTGCCCGAGACCTCCGTGATGATGGCCCTCAATGCCGCGGAGGGGTTGCGTCGGGCCCTGGCGGAGCATCCCCTGGAGTTGGAGGGCGGCCTGGATCTGCGGCTCACCTGCAGCCTGGGCGTGGCCGAGCTCAAGGATGGGGATTCGGACGGCGGTGCCCTGCTGGCCCGGGCCGATGCGGCCCTCTACGGCGCCAAGGCCGGAGGACGCGACCGGGCGTACCCGGCCCCATGA
- a CDS encoding DMT family transporter, translating to MVLLLLLMAFVIGLVIPLQSAVNNSLRQALGSGSLLAALVSFAVGTAALALTCVATGQPFHTLAGLPRIAWWEWLGGVLGAFFVFGSTLLAPRIGMAAMISLIVAGQVVSSLLFDRFGLLGLPVRDISWIRVAGATLLLLGAVLVNFGDRWLAKA from the coding sequence ATGGTCCTGCTCCTGCTGCTCATGGCCTTCGTCATCGGCTTGGTGATCCCCCTCCAGTCCGCCGTGAACAACTCGCTGCGGCAGGCGCTGGGCAGCGGCTCCCTGCTGGCGGCCCTGGTCTCCTTCGCGGTGGGGACCGCGGCCCTGGCCCTCACCTGCGTGGCCACCGGCCAGCCCTTCCACACCCTGGCGGGCCTGCCGCGCATCGCCTGGTGGGAGTGGCTGGGCGGCGTGCTGGGTGCCTTCTTCGTGTTCGGCTCGACCCTGCTGGCCCCACGCATCGGCATGGCGGCCATGATCTCGCTCATCGTGGCAGGGCAGGTGGTCTCGTCCCTGCTCTTCGACCGTTTCGGGCTCCTGGGCCTCCCCGTGCGCGACATCTCCTGGATCCGGGTGGCCGGGGCGACCCTGCTCCTGCTCGGCGCCGTGCTGGTGAACTTCGGGGACCGGTGGCTGGCGAAGGCCTAG
- a CDS encoding M4 family metallopeptidase — translation MLHMHLGPHRTRPAVSLLLGLVLAGSSAGPGLQAAQQKRIVSVRRDADESTHARFIQTVHGVRVWGGDGITHARKDGREFLLTQSVVGEIAVHTSPTLTSSEVLWIVSENLKLRGPFAVTPKVELVILPEVERVHRDTGTPVQPSQDLNAIEVVEKTVGFRLAYHVQAAHGSETGGAALTGFLVDAHGGTILRKWSALETTGTGLSQYSGTVVLSTAPGGLGHELRDVGRGGNVTLDMNHSWDMALNGDLYEDADDVWGDGQQYLLGGSTTAPNGQTAAVDAHFGTQVTWDFYGQVLGRNGIDGAGTPTRARVHFGDNYDNAFWWDECFCLTFGDGSKFKTLTSLDVVGHEFSHGVTFATAGLIYSGESGSLNEATSDILGTMVEFYARGASGKGAVVPDTGGNWTIGEQLSTPAFNHPLRYMYKPSLDGSSPDAWSASLVNLDVHYGSGPMNRCFYFLAQGASANAASVYASPYLPGGMSGLGNDKATRIWYRALTTYLTSASTYLHARMAALRAAIDLYGPGSAEFQAVRNAFAAINVGYASGDGDDLEPPTVSASVDGSTGTIQFTAHAQDNKGVALLVYFVDQRRVATRTLGGQASIIDGLAFDSRSIPKGPHTLTLAATDTVGNVTYSAPVPFQLSNPFYELLLQGDFEFGSLYDGGIDKRHSAWVDPIGVISQAWPYLGWWCGDFCGVGDTNTQSIHQTVTIPAEAQSAVLSFWLEVFSQEPDDRARDTFQVQVRATTGEVLETLATYSNLDRSRIAIPIPAKKDYRQHLLDLSAYRGKTVQLWFEGREDAAHPVPAIAPVAVRPAVPMVVPSPGQDRQIAKSDTISGVTFYPSGVGLSEFLLDNVSLRIGEAPDTEAPVVWSRGIRGTSGVIELSADGQDNLAITRIDFLVDGVLVGTTTSGPHRLSFDSRGLADGNHQLVLNAFDAAGNKGASSPLGFTTDNTSAQILKNPGFEAGLADWTFTNWSVAWSSSIYDTEVETLAGNAGVMGPALPAILSQPVSIPANAASATLTFPYGMLSFSNPPDDSLKVQVRDPSGAVRATLATIAPPNTDAYYGQAEVSLLDFRGQDIVLALVLNTVSLPPGGGAMKGLAVNLTQVDLVVQTSQFPSIFTQPVSCSVSAGTQVTFSVVAGGTGPLSYQWRKDGVDIPGARASSLTIPGAAARDEGSYQVLVTNGQGSVLSAAATLKVLTIVFDLNADGSVNVLDLAWFLKHYAPGVPVANSPADLNADGFVDDADLALLLARL, via the coding sequence ATGCTGCACATGCACCTGGGACCGCACCGAACCAGACCCGCAGTCTCCCTCCTGCTCGGGCTGGTGCTGGCCGGCAGTTCGGCAGGGCCGGGCCTCCAGGCCGCCCAACAGAAAAGGATCGTCTCCGTCCGGCGGGACGCCGACGAATCCACTCACGCGAGGTTCATCCAGACCGTCCATGGCGTCCGCGTCTGGGGTGGGGATGGCATCACCCACGCCCGCAAGGATGGGCGTGAATTCCTGCTGACCCAATCCGTGGTGGGGGAGATCGCCGTCCATACCAGCCCGACCCTGACCTCCTCGGAAGTGCTCTGGATCGTGTCGGAGAACCTGAAGCTGCGCGGCCCCTTTGCGGTCACGCCGAAGGTCGAGCTGGTCATCCTCCCGGAGGTGGAGCGGGTCCACCGGGACACCGGGACGCCCGTCCAGCCCAGTCAGGACCTGAATGCCATCGAGGTGGTGGAGAAGACGGTCGGCTTCCGCCTGGCCTACCACGTGCAGGCCGCCCATGGCAGCGAGACCGGCGGGGCCGCCCTGACCGGATTCCTGGTGGATGCCCACGGTGGCACCATCCTCCGGAAGTGGTCCGCCCTGGAGACGACGGGAACCGGTCTCTCCCAGTACAGCGGCACCGTCGTCCTCTCGACCGCACCCGGTGGCCTGGGCCATGAACTGCGGGACGTGGGGCGGGGCGGCAACGTCACCCTCGACATGAACCACAGCTGGGACATGGCCCTGAACGGCGACCTCTACGAGGATGCGGATGATGTCTGGGGGGATGGCCAGCAGTACCTCCTGGGAGGGTCCACCACGGCCCCCAACGGCCAGACAGCCGCAGTGGATGCCCATTTCGGCACCCAGGTGACCTGGGATTTCTACGGCCAGGTGCTGGGCCGGAACGGGATCGACGGAGCGGGCACCCCCACCCGGGCGCGGGTCCACTTCGGCGACAACTATGACAACGCCTTCTGGTGGGACGAGTGCTTCTGCCTGACCTTCGGGGATGGCAGCAAGTTCAAGACACTGACCTCGCTGGACGTGGTCGGACACGAGTTCAGCCACGGCGTCACCTTCGCCACGGCTGGCCTGATCTACAGCGGAGAATCCGGATCCCTCAACGAGGCCACCTCGGACATCCTCGGCACCATGGTCGAGTTCTACGCCAGAGGCGCCAGCGGCAAGGGAGCCGTGGTGCCCGACACCGGCGGGAACTGGACCATCGGCGAGCAGCTGAGCACTCCGGCCTTCAACCATCCGCTCCGCTACATGTACAAGCCGAGCCTGGACGGATCGAGCCCCGACGCCTGGTCCGCCAGCCTGGTCAACCTCGACGTCCACTACGGAAGCGGCCCCATGAACCGCTGCTTCTACTTCCTGGCCCAGGGGGCCTCCGCGAACGCCGCCTCGGTGTATGCCTCGCCCTACCTGCCCGGGGGCATGAGCGGCCTCGGCAACGACAAGGCCACCCGGATCTGGTACCGCGCTCTGACCACCTACCTCACCTCGGCCAGCACCTACCTCCATGCGCGCATGGCCGCCCTGCGGGCCGCCATCGATCTCTACGGCCCGGGCTCGGCCGAATTCCAGGCTGTCCGGAACGCCTTCGCGGCCATCAACGTGGGCTATGCCTCCGGAGACGGGGACGACCTGGAACCCCCCACCGTGTCCGCCTCCGTGGACGGCAGCACCGGCACCATCCAGTTCACCGCCCACGCGCAGGACAACAAGGGCGTGGCGTTGCTGGTCTACTTCGTGGATCAACGCCGAGTGGCGACCCGCACGCTGGGCGGGCAGGCCAGCATCATCGACGGGCTGGCCTTCGACTCGCGCAGCATCCCCAAGGGACCGCACACCCTCACCCTCGCCGCGACCGATACGGTGGGCAACGTCACCTACTCCGCGCCGGTCCCCTTCCAGCTGTCGAACCCGTTCTATGAGCTGCTTCTGCAGGGCGACTTCGAATTCGGCAGCCTCTACGACGGCGGCATCGACAAACGGCACTCGGCCTGGGTCGATCCCATCGGCGTCATCTCTCAGGCCTGGCCCTACTTGGGCTGGTGGTGCGGCGATTTCTGCGGCGTCGGCGACACCAACACGCAGTCGATCCACCAGACCGTGACGATCCCCGCCGAGGCCCAGAGTGCAGTCCTGAGCTTCTGGCTCGAGGTCTTCTCCCAGGAACCCGACGACCGGGCCCGGGATACCTTCCAGGTCCAGGTCCGGGCCACCACCGGGGAAGTTCTCGAGACCCTGGCGACCTATTCCAACCTGGATCGCAGCCGGATCGCGATCCCCATTCCGGCCAAGAAGGACTACCGCCAGCATCTTCTCGATCTGTCCGCCTACCGTGGGAAGACCGTGCAGCTCTGGTTCGAAGGACGGGAGGACGCGGCACATCCGGTCCCTGCCATCGCCCCAGTAGCGGTGCGCCCTGCGGTTCCCATGGTGGTACCCTCGCCCGGCCAGGACCGGCAGATCGCCAAATCAGACACGATCTCCGGCGTCACGTTCTACCCCAGTGGCGTCGGCCTCTCCGAATTCCTCCTCGACAACGTGTCCCTCAGGATCGGGGAGGCCCCGGATACGGAAGCACCCGTGGTCTGGAGCAGGGGCATCCGTGGAACCAGCGGAGTGATCGAGCTCAGCGCCGACGGCCAGGACAACCTGGCCATCACCCGCATCGACTTCCTGGTGGATGGCGTCCTGGTGGGCACCACGACCTCGGGCCCCCACAGGCTGTCCTTCGATTCGCGGGGCCTCGCCGATGGCAACCACCAGCTCGTGCTGAATGCCTTCGATGCCGCCGGGAACAAGGGGGCCTCGTCGCCCCTGGGCTTCACCACGGACAACACCTCTGCCCAGATCCTGAAGAACCCGGGGTTCGAGGCCGGACTCGCCGACTGGACCTTCACCAACTGGAGCGTCGCCTGGAGCAGCTCCATCTACGACACCGAAGTGGAGACCCTCGCCGGCAATGCCGGCGTCATGGGGCCCGCCCTCCCGGCCATCCTCTCCCAGCCCGTGTCGATTCCGGCGAATGCCGCCTCGGCCACCCTGACGTTCCCCTACGGCATGCTGTCCTTCTCCAATCCCCCGGATGACAGCCTCAAGGTGCAGGTCCGGGACCCGAGCGGCGCGGTCCGGGCGACCCTCGCGACCATCGCACCCCCCAACACGGATGCGTACTACGGCCAGGCGGAAGTCAGCCTCCTGGATTTCCGTGGCCAGGACATCGTGCTGGCCCTCGTCCTGAACACAGTCTCCCTTCCCCCGGGCGGAGGCGCGATGAAGGGCCTGGCGGTCAACCTGACCCAGGTCGACCTGGTGGTGCAGACTTCCCAGTTTCCTTCCATCTTCACCCAGCCCGTCAGCTGCTCCGTGTCCGCAGGCACCCAGGTCACCTTCTCCGTGGTCGCCGGAGGCACGGGGCCCCTCTCCTACCAGTGGCGGAAGGACGGCGTTGACATTCCCGGTGCCCGGGCCAGCAGCCTGACCATCCCCGGGGCCGCAGCAAGAGATGAGGGCAGCTACCAGGTCCTGGTCACCAACGGCCAGGGCAGTGTCCTGAGCGCGGCGGCGACCTTGAAGGTGCTGACCATCGTCTTCGACCTCAACGCCGATGGGTCCGTCAACGTGCTCGACCTGGCATGGTTCCTGAAGCACTACGCCCCGGGCGTCCCCGTGGCCAACTCCCCCGCAGACCTGAATGCGGACGGCTTCGTCGATGACGCCGACCTGGCTCTGCTGCTGGCCCGGCTATGA
- a CDS encoding TonB-dependent receptor, producing the protein MRQTLLSFGRMAALLAAGQIQGLAQGTQTASLVGQVVDAAEAPMAGVEIRLSSPSLQGVRVVVTDAGGRFAARLLPPGLYRISLSKAGFTTVTREERLGLEQNLNSRFTLSKEAGTTVEVVASSVRQDKTEFKTSTNFSKESIDALPVDRNPLNVALMAPGVVENLNQDRGGMQIRGSQGTGNLWLLDGQNYADNVYNGPRAKFVTDAIEETQVITGAIPAEFGDVEGGVVNTITKSGGDEFTAQLRWDLSSDRWKAARHGEDASAFSDKINQERMFQVGGPIVKSKLWFYTSYFSTAQDTAQSLPTDQAAIGAPVGAPYTQNIKDIRRQLKLTWAITDRHTLVGTYHGYSETFANIDYVGSGDGFFSTRRFTQEIYGLQLRSLLTDVLTMSFKIGKKDQKIAVGSNNVALPIFNNDDGYFYRAGYFDPRDPGDIRNNQTANLKFSYFASSADSSHQLDLGWDYYRGTTRASGAQTPYDLLIGGKAWNSYVAAGGLDLTNGTVNTDGATTFSYLTQPGEAGTEQHALYVNDKWSLNKHWNANLGLRWDKYTAEDRALKRTTASNNALSPRLGVNFDILGDSAWILGAAYSRYNGKPLEIQLSVATYVNNPIAATFGYNGPAGVQPFSALANPANYNPIPLSYTDAAVNIKVDPNLQAQTVDEVQLSALHNFKHKTLGEGYLKATFISKTWNHLIDLRAGNDGTVANPGGGSPLYITYWHNEPGAKRDYRSVELEGALAKGRYTVNGNLVLSRLKGNYEGEVKGAPGSGAGYDWFTVQNGVSMYDPAVTNPYGYLLGHVPLRSRINTIARWANPLGELTTGLLFSYDGPQTYSHIRVITDPSSLNPAIDPQAAGLRLYQYRNNMRGDGTYHSQYYLDLSVQQDFRLLTFGNGRKASAYVKAVVENVFNHQQQVTFGTGYAALASGDPISTPFAPNSGFGAAGPTNYGRARRMYLSTGLKF; encoded by the coding sequence ATGAGACAAACCCTGCTCAGCTTCGGCCGCATGGCGGCCCTTCTCGCCGCCGGGCAGATCCAGGGCCTGGCCCAGGGCACCCAGACGGCCAGCCTCGTGGGTCAGGTGGTGGACGCGGCAGAGGCCCCCATGGCGGGCGTGGAGATCCGCCTCAGCAGCCCCTCGCTGCAGGGCGTCCGCGTGGTGGTCACCGATGCGGGGGGCCGCTTCGCCGCGCGGCTGCTGCCCCCCGGTCTCTACCGCATCAGCCTGTCCAAGGCCGGTTTCACCACCGTCACCCGCGAGGAGCGGCTGGGCCTTGAGCAGAACCTCAACAGCCGCTTCACGCTCTCCAAGGAGGCGGGAACCACCGTCGAGGTGGTGGCCTCCTCGGTCCGACAGGACAAGACGGAGTTCAAGACCTCCACCAACTTCTCGAAGGAGTCCATCGACGCCCTGCCGGTGGACCGCAACCCCCTGAACGTGGCCCTCATGGCGCCGGGCGTGGTGGAGAACCTGAACCAGGACCGCGGCGGCATGCAGATCCGCGGCAGCCAGGGCACGGGCAATCTGTGGCTCCTGGACGGCCAGAACTACGCGGACAATGTCTACAACGGACCCCGCGCCAAGTTCGTCACGGACGCCATCGAAGAGACGCAGGTGATCACGGGCGCCATCCCCGCCGAGTTCGGCGACGTGGAGGGCGGCGTGGTGAACACCATCACCAAGTCCGGCGGCGACGAGTTCACCGCCCAGCTGCGCTGGGACCTCAGCAGCGACCGCTGGAAGGCGGCCCGGCACGGGGAGGACGCCAGTGCGTTCTCCGACAAGATCAACCAGGAGCGCATGTTCCAGGTGGGCGGCCCCATCGTGAAATCCAAGCTCTGGTTCTACACCAGCTACTTCAGCACCGCCCAGGACACGGCCCAGAGCCTACCCACGGACCAGGCGGCCATCGGGGCGCCGGTGGGCGCCCCTTACACCCAGAACATCAAGGACATCCGGCGGCAGCTGAAGCTCACCTGGGCCATCACGGACCGGCACACGCTGGTGGGCACCTACCACGGCTACAGCGAGACCTTCGCGAACATCGACTACGTGGGCAGCGGCGATGGCTTCTTCAGCACGCGGCGCTTCACCCAGGAGATCTACGGCCTGCAACTCCGCAGCCTCCTCACCGATGTCCTCACCATGTCCTTCAAGATCGGCAAGAAGGACCAGAAGATCGCGGTGGGCTCCAACAACGTGGCCCTGCCCATCTTCAACAACGACGACGGCTACTTCTACCGGGCCGGCTACTTCGATCCCCGGGATCCCGGGGACATCCGGAACAACCAGACCGCCAACCTGAAGTTCTCCTACTTCGCCTCCAGCGCCGACAGCAGCCACCAGCTCGACCTGGGCTGGGATTACTACCGGGGGACCACCAGGGCCTCCGGGGCGCAGACGCCCTATGACCTCCTCATCGGCGGAAAGGCCTGGAATTCCTATGTCGCCGCCGGCGGCCTCGACCTGACCAATGGCACCGTGAACACCGATGGCGCCACCACCTTCAGCTACCTCACCCAGCCCGGAGAGGCGGGCACCGAGCAGCACGCGCTCTACGTCAACGACAAGTGGTCCCTGAACAAGCACTGGAACGCCAACCTGGGCCTGCGCTGGGACAAGTACACCGCCGAGGACCGGGCCCTGAAGCGGACCACGGCCTCGAACAACGCCCTCTCGCCCCGGCTGGGCGTGAACTTCGACATCCTGGGCGACAGCGCCTGGATCCTGGGCGCGGCCTACAGCCGCTACAACGGCAAGCCGCTGGAGATCCAGCTGAGCGTGGCCACCTACGTGAACAACCCCATCGCCGCCACCTTCGGCTACAACGGGCCCGCGGGCGTGCAGCCCTTCTCGGCCCTGGCCAATCCGGCGAACTACAATCCCATTCCGCTGTCCTATACGGATGCCGCCGTCAACATCAAGGTGGATCCCAACCTGCAGGCCCAGACGGTGGACGAGGTGCAGCTGAGCGCCCTGCACAACTTCAAGCACAAGACCCTGGGCGAGGGCTACCTGAAGGCCACCTTCATCAGCAAGACCTGGAACCACCTCATCGACCTCCGGGCCGGCAACGATGGCACCGTGGCCAACCCGGGCGGCGGCAGTCCCCTCTACATCACCTACTGGCACAACGAGCCCGGCGCCAAGCGCGACTACCGGAGCGTGGAACTGGAAGGCGCCCTCGCGAAGGGTCGCTACACGGTGAACGGCAACCTCGTGCTGAGCCGCCTGAAGGGCAACTACGAAGGCGAGGTGAAGGGCGCACCCGGGTCCGGCGCGGGCTACGACTGGTTCACGGTGCAGAACGGCGTCTCGATGTACGATCCCGCCGTGACGAACCCCTATGGCTACCTGCTGGGCCACGTGCCCCTGCGCTCCCGGATCAACACCATCGCCCGCTGGGCCAACCCCCTGGGCGAGCTCACGACCGGCCTGCTGTTCAGCTATGACGGCCCTCAGACCTACAGCCACATCCGGGTCATCACCGATCCCAGCAGCCTCAACCCCGCCATCGATCCCCAGGCTGCCGGGCTGCGCCTCTACCAGTACCGCAACAACATGCGGGGCGACGGGACCTACCACTCCCAGTACTACCTGGACCTCAGCGTGCAGCAGGACTTCCGGCTCCTGACATTCGGAAATGGTCGCAAGGCCAGTGCCTACGTGAAGGCGGTGGTGGAGAATGTCTTCAACCACCAGCAGCAGGTCACCTTTGGCACCGGCTATGCGGCCCTGGCCTCCGGCGATCCGATCTCCACGCCCTTCGCCCCCAATTCGGGCTTTGGGGCGGCCGGTCCCACCAACTACGGGCGGGCCAGGCGGATGTACCTCAGCACGGGGTTGAAGTTCTAG
- a CDS encoding DUF4097 family beta strand repeat-containing protein, with product MALARPLAAAVAAVILCASLAAQSQVIQPAKAEKTTETRTLPLASGSTLKVKNVNGFIHVEAWDREEVQFTGEFKPSSRDEQVKVVVEAGNGALEIRGEYPKHTGWGSYQGPQCQMTLKVPRRIAPTIETVNGEVSVNGTQGKAVLSTVNGGIRASNLQEQLKAETVNGSINLDQVKGSLNLQTVNGAIKGSGLDGQGRGIKAETVNGSIQLQLGGLKGRLKASTVNGGISFNAKGAEQVDVKKHRVTAVFPGGDQGIDIETVNGAITLD from the coding sequence ATGGCCCTCGCCCGACCCCTCGCCGCGGCCGTTGCCGCCGTCATCCTCTGCGCCTCACTGGCGGCCCAGTCCCAGGTGATCCAGCCCGCCAAGGCGGAGAAGACCACCGAGACGCGCACCCTGCCGCTGGCCTCGGGTTCCACTCTGAAGGTGAAGAACGTCAACGGCTTCATCCATGTGGAGGCCTGGGATCGCGAGGAGGTCCAGTTCACGGGCGAGTTCAAGCCCAGCAGCAGGGACGAGCAGGTGAAGGTGGTGGTCGAGGCCGGCAATGGCGCCCTGGAGATCCGGGGCGAGTACCCCAAGCACACCGGCTGGGGTTCGTACCAGGGGCCCCAGTGCCAGATGACCCTCAAGGTGCCTCGCCGCATCGCGCCCACGATCGAGACCGTGAATGGGGAGGTCAGCGTCAATGGCACCCAGGGCAAGGCCGTCCTCAGCACCGTGAACGGCGGTATTCGCGCCTCCAACCTGCAGGAGCAGCTGAAGGCCGAGACCGTGAATGGCAGCATCAACCTTGACCAGGTGAAGGGCAGCCTGAACCTGCAGACCGTCAACGGCGCCATCAAGGGCTCGGGCCTGGACGGTCAGGGCAGGGGCATCAAGGCGGAGACCGTGAACGGCTCCATCCAGCTCCAGCTGGGCGGCCTGAAGGGCCGCCTGAAGGCCAGCACGGTCAACGGCGGGATCTCCTTCAACGCCAAGGGCGCCGAGCAGGTCGACGTGAAGAAGCACCGCGTCACCGCCGTCTTCCCCGGCGGCGACCAGGGCATCGACATCGAGACCGTGAACGGCGCCATCACGCTGGACTGA